CGCACCACCGGCATCTGGCAGACGGTCTGGCTGGAGCAGGTGCCGGAGACCTCGATACGCAAGCTGCGCTGGTCGAGCGACATGGAACGCTGGCAGATCGGGATGGAGCTGGAGATCGCCGGGCCGCTGCGCCCGGACCTGAGCGTCCGGGTGCGGCTCTCGCGCAACGGCGAACTGCTGGTCGACGACCGCTACAGCCTGCGCCACAGCGAGCTGTCACGCAAGATGGCGCTGGCGGACCCCGGCATCGACGACTTCCGCAACGACCTGCTGTGGAGTCCCAAGCACCCGCAACTCATCGACGCCGAACTGGAGCTGCTGGTGGGCGACACCGTGATCGACCGGGTCCGGAGCTACACGGCGCTGCGCTCGGTGGGGGTGGCGGGCAACCGCTTCATGCTCAACGGGCGGCCCTATTACCTCAAGATGGTGCTCGACCAGGGCTACTGGCCGCAGAGCCTGATGACCGCCACCGACGAGGAACTGCGCCGCGACGTGGAACTGACCCGGCAGCTGGGCTTCAACGGGGCGCGCAAACACCAGAAGATCGAGAGTCCGCGCTGGCTGTACTGGTGCGACGTGCTGGGCCTGCTGGTGTGGGAGGAGATGCCCAGCCCCTACCGCTTCACGCCGGGGGCGGTCAAGAATCTGGTGCGCGAGTGGACCGAGGTGCTTGAACGCGACATGTCGCACCCCTGCATCGTGGCCTGGGTGCCGTTCAACGAGTCGTGGGGGGTGCCGGACCTGCCCACCAACCCCGCCCACCGCGACTACGTGCGGGCGCTGTACCACCTCACCAAGACGCTGGACCCGGGGCGGCCGGTGATCGGCAACGACGGCTGGGAGCACGTGGCGACCGATATCGTGACCATTCACGACTACGCCGACGACCCCGAGATGCTGCGGCGGCGCTACGGCACGCTGGAATCCACCCGGCTCTCGCTGGAGCAGCAGCAGCCCGCCGACCGGGCGCTGACCTTGGGGGATTTTCAGGCCACCACGCAGCCGGTGGTGCTCTCGGAGTTCGGCGGCATCGCCTACATCCCCGACCAGGGACGCGGCTGGGGCTACAGCGAGTCGGAAAGCGAGAGCGACTTTCTGGCCGACTACGTGGCGCTGCTGGAGGCCATCCACGAGTGCCACGGGTTGTCGGGTTTTTGCTACACCCAGCTCACCGACACCTTTCAGGAGAAAAACGGCCTGCTTTACGAGGACCGCACCCCCAAGGCGGACCTCTTCAAGCTGGCGCGCAGCACCCGGGGCAAGCGCAGCGCCCGGGAGATGACCTTCGACGCGCAGCTCAACCCCTACGGCAACTCCTCGCGCGGCCCGGAAGTCGGGCAAGACAGCCTGCTGCTCGCGGAACTTGAACACGACTGACCCGCCCGCGAGGCGCCTCGCGGGCAGGAGGAATAAGGCGGCCGGGGGGCAGGGGAGGGAGCCTGCTCCCCGCGCGCTGGCCTCTGTTCCTCGCGCTTCAGGCCCGGGGCTAGAAGTCTTCGACCTCACGCTGCACGTCGTCGTCCTCGACCGCGACATACCGGCGGGTGGTGTCCACGCTGCTGTGTCCCAGGAATAGGCCCACCCGCGTGAAGTCGCGGGTCGCGCGGTAGAGCCGGGTCCCGGAATGCTTGCGGGCTGCGTGAAAGCCGCGCCAGGCGTCGGCGTGCCCGGCGGCGCGGAAGGCCTTGCCCATGCGGTAGGTGGCCTGCGCGTAGTTCCAGGCGAACAGGGCGCCGTCAGGTCCGACCGGGGACAGGTCAGTCAGGGCCGACCGGACGCGCCGGCCCAGCGGCACGCGCCGCACCTTGCCCCCCTTGCCGCGCACGGTAAGCCGCGTGCCCCCGATGTCGTGGGTCTGCACACCCAGCGCCTCGCTGACCCGCAGCCCCGCGTGGGCACACAGCAGCAGCAGCGCCGCGAGCCGGGGGTCACAGTGCGCCAGCGCCGCGTCGATCTCGCGGGTGTAGGGGGGATTCCTGACGATGGGGGAGGTGGGGTCCGGGGGCACGTGGGCGTCCTCGAAAGGCTGGGCCTCGGTCGCCCCGGCCCAGCGCAGGGCGCGGTACAGGGCGCGGGCCCCCGCCACGTACTGCGCCACGGTGGCCGCCGAGAGCTGGCCGCGCTTGCCGCGCCCCAGCGACCTTCGGGTCTGCAACTGCGCCACGTAGCGCCCGCCGTCGCGTCGCCCGGGCCGCAGCAACTGCACGCCCGCCTCCTGCGCCCAGGGCACAAAGTCGCGAACCGCCAGGGCATAGGCCTCCAGGGTCCTGGGGCTGGTCCGCGCACCCCGGCGGCTCCCCGCCAGCATGTAGGCGTGGGTGACCTGCACCAGGTCCCCCACGTCGTAGGTGCTGGCCGCCTGCACCGCCCGCACCCGCAGCGCCGGGTCGGTCAGACTGGCCAGGGCGAGGGCGCTGGAGGGCCGGACCAGGGTCAAGGGGGTCTCTCTCTCCACCTGGCAGTCAACTTTCAGCGGAGAGACGCCGTACCAGTTGGTTGAGCCAGTCTCTATACTCCATCTCTGTTTTGTCCCATTTTGCTCTGTTGCAAGATTCACATACGATAGCGATATTCTCCATCTCATTCCTCTCTCCGCGGATCAATGGCGTTCGGTGATCAAGGCAAAATCCCTGACCCTGGGCCAGATTGGGCTGATGGCAGTAGAGGCAACCAGGTGCCTCCACGAGTTGCCGAGCCATGACTCGTGGTTCATGGATTCCCACATCACCCAATTTTTTCGAACGATTATTTTGACTGTGAACGATCTGCATTGCCCTGGCTCTAGGATCAGAGCGGTATCTCGCGTTGTTCCTTCGTGCACCTGCCGCTTTAGAACATGACTTGCAATCCTTGTGAGTCCAGCCGAACTGCATGGCATAGAACTCACCAAGAGATTTTTCTAGACCACAGGTCCGGCACACCTGAGCCACATCCATTGTTGTCAGCTTAGCATTTTCAAGACAATCGGACTTAGTTTGAAAAACCCCTCCGGCCTGGGCGTTCCCCCGGCCTCCGCCTCGGCGGCGTTGGCCGGGCGCGGCGCCACCGTCTGCGCAAACTGGCGTGGAGGGCCGCCAGACCTCCGGAACCGGTGCCCGGCAGGTTGTGGCGACGGAGGTCCGGCAAAGTGCCGAGGCCCATAACGAAGTCGCCGCTCCGGGGTCACCTGGACCTGTACCCCGTCCGGCTGGGGGCGCTCCAGAGTCCCGCCTCCGGCACCCTCCGCATTCGCGCTGCGCCCGACCGACGCCGTGAGGCACGGGAATTTTTGGCTCGGCCTGTGTCATAATGGGCCGGGCGCTAATCTGTCCAGAACAGAACAAAGGCACAAGAATCCGTCTCCGGACCCTGCCGGAGTCATCCCGACCCACCGAGGAACCCCATGACCAAGACGAGTAAGAAAAAGGAAATACCCAGCGCCTCACGCGGCCAGGAGGACGCCCTGACCCGCTTCGCCGGAATCGTGGGCACGGCGGGGGTCGAAAGCCAGGTCCGTGCCCTTCAGGACGAAGGCGCCGACGAGGCGGCCCTGAACGCCGCGCTGACCCGCGAGTGGGAGCTGGCCCATGACCGCTGGGGGCTGGGGCTGCTGCACCTGCGCCACGCCGCGCAGGTGGTGCGGGACGCCGAGGGGACGGCCGACGTGGCGCTGCTGGTGGACGGCACGCCCCGCGCGCGGGTCTCGGAGGGCGCCCGCGCGGTGGCGGGCACCTACGCGGCGATGCAGGCGCTGGGCGCGGAGGGCCTCAGCGAATGGGGAGTCTTGCCCGACGGCCACCGCGCGGCCCTGAAGGGCGGCAGCGCCCAGCTGCGGGTGCTGATCGAGGACGCGCGCGACTTTGAAACGCACTGGACGCCGGAACGTGGCGGCTTCTGGACGCGCACCTGGCGCCAGGGCGAGACCCTCGCCGTGGAGGTCCACCGCCCCGCCTCGCCGGCCACAGCGCTCGCGGACGCCGCCTGGGACGTGATTACCCGGGTGAGGGACCGCAACTTTCAGCGCGAACTGATGGAGCGCAGCAACAGCGTGGGCATGCTCGGGGCGCTGCTGGGCGCGCGGCACAGCGGCGCGGAAAGCGCGCTCGACCGCCTGCCCGAGGCGCATTTTGCCGTCAGCTCCGCCATCGTGCGCGAAAGCGGGCGCGAGGGCCGCAGCCTGGAGCGCTGGAAGGCCATGTCGCGCGAGGCGGCCCAGAGCCTCGACGAGCTTCAGGGAGCCGGAACCAAACGGCTCGCGGCGGTGCTGAGCAGCGGCCTGCGGTAAAGCGCGCCACCCGAATCACCCAGGCGCGGCGGGGGAAGTTCCCCCGCCGCGCCGTTTGCATTGTTCCAACCAGGAGCAGCCAAAGAATCCCCACCCCGTCGGCTGAGTTTCACGATTTTCTTTAATTAACTCTTACTTTTTCCTTACAGCTCTCATACCCCCGAGAAACGCCCCCGCTGTGCTGGAAAATCGGCATTCGACCTGCCAAAAAATACACAGTTTTGTTTGCATCGCGCTCACTAGTCTGGCAACAGGATGAGCCTGCCTTAAGGCAGCCGTTACTTTAGTCAAATCTTCCCTTGAGGAAGTCAGTGGAGTGGATATGGGACAGAACGCGGTGTGGGGCAACAACAAGAAGGGCCGGGCGGGACTCCAGGGAACGCTGCTGCTGTTGACGCTGGGGCTGGCTTCCTGCGGCGGTCAGGGGAGCCTTCCGCCAGCGCCTGAGGCGCCTGCCGGGGCGGCGGTGGGCACCGTGGTCGAGCCTCAGCAGCTGGGGCAGGGGGACAACACCCTCAGCGTGGAGCCTTTTGTGAGCGTGAGCAACGCCTGGGGTCCGGTCGAGCGTGACCGCAGCAACGGCGAGCAGGGTGCGGGCGACGGGCGGACCCTGACCCTCAACGGCCAGACTTTCGGGCGGGGGTTCGGCACGCACGCCGGGTCGAGCATGGCCTTTGACCTGGGCGGGCGCTGCTCGACCTTCACGGCGAGCGTGGGCGTGGACGACGAGGTGGGCGACCGGGGCAGCGTGCTCTTCCAGGTGTACGCGGACGGCGTCAAGCTGTATGACAGCGGCAAGATGACCGGCAAGAGCGCCACCAGGACGCTGAGCGTGTCGGTCGCTGGAAAGCGCGAGCTGCGGCTGGTCGTGACCGACGCCGGGGACGGCAACCAGTTCGACCACGCCGACTGGGTGCAGCCCACGCTGCGGGGCTGCACGGCCCCCACCACGGTCGCCGCGCCCGCCCCCAGCGTCAGCAGCGTGACGGTTTCGCCCTCGGCCCTGGCGCTCACGACCGGCGCGGCGGGCAAGCTCACGGCCACCGTGGTGACGGGCGGCGGGGCGAGCAGCGCGGTGACCTGGAGCAGCAGCACCCCGGGGGTGGCGACGGTGGCCGCCGACGGAACGGTCACGGGGGTGACGGCGGGTACGGCGACCATCCGCGCGACCAGCACGGCCGACGCCTCGAAGTTCGGCACGGCGACCGTGACGGTGAGCGCACCGGCCCCCGCCCCCACGCCCGGCGCAGTGGTCTACGGCGGCAAGCTGGTGGTCACCCGGGGCGGCACCTACTCGGGCAACTGGGAGAGCACCGACACCACTCCCGCCGTCTCGATCCAGACCAGCGAGCCGGTGACCATCGAGAACGCGAACATCCGGGGACGCGGCCCGCTGATTCACGGCTACGGGGCCAACCTGACCGTGCGGAATGTCCGCGGCACCTCCCTCACCCCCAACATCCTGGGCCGCGCCGCCGAGATGGCGATCAAGATCGGCGACGCCCGCAACCTGCGCGTCGAAGGGTCCACCTTCACGGGCGGCGGCATCTATGTTCACAACTTCATCGGTGATCCGGCGGCCGGGCAGGGCATCCGCATCCTGAAGAACAACTTCGTGAACATCGACGGGCGCAAGAGTGACGGCGCCGGGGGGTACTCGGGCAGCGTCATCCGCCAGATGGTGCAGTTCAATGGCGTCACGCGCATCCCCACCGCCGAGATCGCCTGGAACCAGAACATCAACGAGGCGGGCAGGAGCGCGGGCGAGGACCTGATCAACATGTACGCCTCCAGCGGCACGCCCGACAAGCCGATTCTGATCCACGACAACTACCTCCAGGGGTCCTACCCGGCGAACCCCACCGAGGGCGCGCACTCGGGCGGCGGCATCCTGCTGGGCGACGGCGTGACCGGGAACCCCGAGACGAACGGCTATCAGCACGCCTACGGCAACACGGTCATCTCCACCACCAACTACGGGATGGCGATCATCGGCGGCTGGGGCAACCGGATCGAGAACAACCGCGTGATCTCCAGCGGGCGGACGCCGGACGGCACGCGCATCGCCGCGCAGAACGTGGGGCTGTACGTCTGGGACATGTACGGCTCCGGAGCGGCCTTCGGCGGCCACGTCATGCAGAACAACACGTCGGGCTGGACCAAGGTCTCCGCGACCGGCACCACCTCGCAGAACAACTGGTGGTTTCCCAACGGCTCCACCAACGGGTCGCTGACGGCCAACAACGCCGGGCTGGGCACCCAGACGCTCGACAGCGAGCAGGCCGAGTTTGTGCGCTGGCAGAGCAAACTCTCCGCCGCCGGGATCGTGGTGGGCGCGCGCTGAGACCCGCTTTTCCGACCCCCGAGAGGGCGGCCCTGGGTGACTCCAGGCCGCCCTCTTTGCTTTGCGGCCGCGCCTTGCCCGGAGGCTGTCAGAGGCGGCTCCGGTCCTCGGGGTCCCCGGCGGCGGGCATGAGGTGCAGGCGCAGCAGGTAGCTTCCCGGTCCGGGGCGCCCGGCGTAGCGCCCGTACAGCTCGGCCAGTTCACGCTGCAAGGTCTTGGCCTCCTCGCGGCTCAGGCGCAGCGGTTCGGAAATCAGGGCCACGGCAGGCTGCTGGGGCTGAAGCAGGGCCGCCGGGTCGAAGTGCCCGGCCTGGGGGGTGAGGTCCTGCACGACCTGATGGCCCTCGCGGTAGAGCCGCACGCCGATCTCACGCTCGTCGCGCACGAGGCTTTGCCCCAGCGCCAGCAGCGCCTGGTCGAAGCGGCGGGTGAAGTCCTGCTCGCGCTGGGCGACCAGGGCCTCGGGCGAGGCGGCGGGCGTGGCGGCGTAGGGCACGAAAAAGGCCTCGGCCGCCGCGCGGTAGAGCCGCACCGGGCGCCCGCGCCGGGGCCGGGTCCGGGTGACCGCGACGAGGCCCTGCTTGACCAGCGTCTGCACGCGGTGGTGCGCGGCATTGAGCGGCAACCCGCAGGCGCGGGCGAGGTCCGCGACCGCCCACTCGCCCAGCATCAGGCGCCGCAGCACCGGCTGGTAGCGCGCCGAGAGCAGCACCCGGACGGCGGCGGGCTGGGTGACGGTCTGCCAGTCAGAGGCCATAGGCCCACACTACCCCTGCCCCCGGGGCCGCTCTACTCGACCGGCCCGCTTGCGAGTCGAGTAGGGGTCGGCGCACCCTGGGACATGTTGCCCTCCGCGTCCGCGACGCCCCCGACGACCCTGCTGGCCGTACAAGCCCTCTGGAGCGGGGAGGCCCTGGCCGATCCGCATCCCGGCTACGAGCGCCTGCGGGCGCTGGGAGCAGGAGGGGTGCTGGCCGTGCCCGAGTGGAACGCCGCTTTCGTGACCGGCCACGCGGCGGCCAACGCTGTGCTGCGCTCGCCCGCCGCCCGCAGCGGCGCGTGGCTCAGCGGCCCGGACGTGCCGGTCAGCGACGCGACGGCCCTGCTGCGCCCGATGATGCTGTTTCACAACGGCGTCTCGCACGCGCGGCTGCGCTCGCTGGTGCAGGCGGCCTTCACCCCCCGGGTGGTGGAAGAACAGCGGGAACTGGTGCGCGCAACGCTGCGGGACCTGCTGGATGACCTCGCACGGCGGGGCGAGGGCGACGTGGTGAGTGACCTCGCCACCCCGCTGCCGGTGCGGGTGATCATGAGCATGCTGGGGCTGTCGGGCGAGGACGAGGCCCGCTTTTTGCGCTGGACGCTGAGCGTGGCCGAGCTGATCGGCGGCGCCACCCAGTCGCCCGAACTGATGGGCCGCATCGACGCGGACGCCCGCGAGATGCGCGCTTTTTTCCGCGATCTGGCCGGAGAACTGCGGCGGCGGCCGCAGCCGGGCCTGCTCAGCGCCCTGGCCGCCGTGGAGGACGGGGGCGAGCGCCTCAGCGGCGACGAGCTGCTCTCCAACGCGGTGCTGCTGCTCGCCGCCGGGCACGAGACGACCGGCAACCTGATCGGGGGCGCGCTGATCGCGCTCGCGGAGCAGCCGGAGGCCTGGGAGGCGCTGCTGGAACGCCCCGACCATCCCGGCGTGGCCGACGAGCTGCTGCGCTTCGTGGCGCCGGTGCAGCTCGACGGGCGCACGCTGGACGCCGACCTGACCGTGGGAGACCGGACGCTGCGGGCGGGCACCCAGGTCCAGCTGATGCTGGCGGCGGCCAACCGCGACCCGGCGGTCTTCGCCGACCCCCAGCGGCTGAGCTGGGACCGGCCCGGCGCGGCGCGGCACCTCGCCTTTGCCGCCGGGCCGCACTACTGCCTGGGGGCCAGCCTCGCGCGGCTGGAGATCGCGGAAACTTTTGCGGCGCTGGCCCGGCGTTTTCCCCGGCTGGAGGTGCTGGACCGCAAACCGACCTACAAGGCCAACTTCGTGCTGCGGGGTCCGGCGGCGCTGCGGGTACGGGTGGAGGGCGCGTGACGGCCCCCACGTCCACCGCCGTGGTCCCCACCTTCGTGGCCCCCAGCTTCGTCGATGTGGGCGGGGTCCGCACCCGGCACGTGCTGGCGGGGGAAGGCCACCCGGTGGTCTTGCTGCACGGCATCGGCCGCAGCCTGGAAGACTGGACGCCCACCGTGGAGGCGCTGGCCGGGGCGGGGCAGCGGGTCTACGCCCCCGACCTGATCGGCTTCGGGTACACCGACAAGCCCGATGTGCCCTACAGCCTGGCGGGACTGGCGCGCTTCGTGGGGCACTATCTGGACGCGCTGGGCGAGACGCGGCCCGTCACCCTGGTCGGCAACTCGCTGGGGGGCGCCGTCGCGCAGCGCTTCGCGGTGATGTTCCCGGCCCGGGCGCGCGGCCTGATCCTGGTGAACAGCGCGGGCTTCGGCCCGGAGGTGGCGGGCGTCCTGCGCGCCCTCTCGGTGCGGGGGGTGGGCGAGCTGCTGCTGAGGCCGACCCCGCGCAACGCCCGGCAGACGGTGCAGTCGCTCTTTCACGACCCGGCCTTTGCCACTGAGGAGCGGGTCACGCAGGCGCTGGAGCTGTCGCGGCAACCGGGGGCGGCCCGCGCCTTCCTGCGGGTGTTGCGCGATCTGGGCGACTGGCGCGGGGTGCGGGCCGCGTGGCGGGAGGACTTGCAGCGCCGCCTCGCCGCGCAGCGCCTGCCTACCCTGATCGTGTGGGGCGACCGCGACCTGATCCTGCCTGCCCGGCAGCTGGAGGCGGCCCGCGAGCACCATCCCCACGCCCGCATCCACCTTTTTCCCGACACCGGGCACGCGCCGCAGCTGGAACGCGCGGACGCTTTTGCCCGGCTGGCTCTCGACTTTCTGCGGGAGGTACAGGCATGACCGGTGCAGGCATGACGCACGCTCTCCACCACCAGATCGCCATCATCGGCAGCGGCTTCGCGGGGCTGGGCATGGCCGCCGGGCTGCGGCGCCGGGGCGTGACCGACTTCGTGGTCTTCGAACGGGCGGGCGAGGTCGGCGGCACCTGGCGCGACAACACCTATCCGGGCTGCGCCTGCGACGTGAAAAGCGACCTCTATTCCTTTTCCTTCGCGCCCAACCCGGGGTGGGGGCACCGCTACGCCCGCCAGCCCGAGATTCTGGCCTACCTGCGCCGGGTGGCCGACGACTTCGGCATCCGGCCCCACATCCGCTTTGGGCACGAGGTCGAGCGCGCCGAGTGGGACGAGGCAGAGGGGGTGTGGCGAATCCAGACGAACAGGGGAGCGTACACCGCCCGGGTGCTGATCTCGGGGCACGGGCCGCTGATCGAGCCGAAATGGCCCGCCGTACAGGGGCTGGAAACGTTCAGCGGGCCGCGCTTCCACTCGGCGCGCTGGGACCATGCGGTGGACCTGCGGGGCAAGCGCGTGGCGGTGGTCGGCACCGGGGCCTCCGCGATCCAGTTCGTGCCGGAGGTGCAGAAGGTGGCTGGGCAGCTCACGGTCTTTCAGCGTTCGGCGCCCTGGGTGCTGCCCCGGATGGACGAGGCGACCAGCGGGCGCCGCCGCGCCCTCTACCGCCGCCTGCCGGCGCTGCAACGGCTCTCGCGGCAGTGGATTTTCGGGGTGGCCGAGGCCCGCTTCCTGAGCTTTTCAAGCGCCCGCGTCGGCAGGCTGGCCGAGGAGACGGCCCGCAAGCACCTGGAAGCGCAGGTGGCCGATCCCGCGCTGCGCGCCAAGCTGACCCCCGACTACCGCCTGGGCTGCAAGCGCATCCTGCTCTCGGACGACTACTACCCGGCGCTGACGCAGCCGAACGTGGAGCTGGTCACTGACCCCATCCGCGAGGTGCGCGGCAACCGGGTCGTGACGGCGGACGGGCAGGAGCGCGAGTTCGACGTGTTGATCGGCGGCACCGGCTTCAACGCGACCCAGCCCGCCATCGCCGGGGTGATTCATGGGCGCGGCGGGCGCTCGCTGGCGCAAGTCTGGCAGCCGCATATGGAGGCGCTGCACGGCACGGCGGTCGCGGGCTTTCCCAACCTCTTTCTGATTATCGGGCCGAACACCGGCCTCGGCCACAACAGCATGGTGTACATGATGGAAGCGCAGATCGGGTACATCCTGGGGGCGCTGGACTACCTGGAAAAAAGCGAACTGCTGGCCCTCGAGCCGCGCCCGGAAGCGCAGGCGGCCTACAACGCGGCGCTGCAAGACAAGCTGCGGGGCACCGTCTGGATGCAGGGCGGCTGCACCAGCTGGTATATCGACGACCAGGGCCGCAACACCTCGCTGTGGCCCGAGCGGGCCGCGCAGTTTCGCCGCACCCTGAGCCGCTTCGACCCCTCGCTGTACCAGGTGCGCCTCAGCCCGCGCCCGCTGCCCGCGCTGCTCTCGGCCGCCCGGAGTGCCTGAGGTGCTGGCCCCCTACCTCTTCGGGCAGGGCGCCGCCGTGCTCACCGGAGCGGCGGGCGGCATCGGCTCGGAACTGGCGCGGCAGCTCGCCGCCAAGGGCAGCCCCGTGGCGCTGATCGACCGCGACCAGGCGGGGCTGGAGGCTTTGGCCGCCGAACTGCGCGGGCGGCATCCGGCGCGGCGGGTCAGCGTCCACCCCTTCGACCTGACCCGCAGCGGGGAGATTCCCGCGCTGGCCGGGGACGTGCTGCGCGCCCACCCGCGCGTCTCGCTGCTGGTGAACAACGCGGGGCTGGCGCTGGGCGGCACCTTCGAGCAGGTGAGCGCCGAGCAGTTCGGAGAGGTGATGGCGGTGAACTTCGGGGCGACCGTCGCGCTGACCCGCTCTCTCCTGCCCGCCCTGCGCTCGGAGCTGGGGGCGCACATCGTCAACGTGTCGAGCCTGTTCGGACTGATCGGCCCCGCCGGGCAGAGCGCCTACGCGGCGAGCAAGTTTGCCGTGCGCGGCTTTTCGGAGGTGCTGCGCCACGAACTCGCCCCGCAGGGCATCGGCCTGAGCGTGGTGCACCCGGGCGGCGTGAGGACCGGCATCGCCCGCAACGCCCGGATCGGCCAGGGCGTGCCTGCGGGCGAGGTCGCCGCTGCCCAGCGCGACTTCGAGCGGCTGCTGAGGCTCGACCCCGCCGAGGCCGCCCGGCTGATCCTGCGCGGTGTGGAGACCCGCGCCCCCCGCGTGATCGTCGGCCCGGACGCGCGGGTGCTCGACCTGCTCGCGCGCCTGCTGCCGGGCACCTACTGGCCGGTCGTGCAGACGCTGATGCGGGTGCAGCGCTGAGCGCAGGCCAGCACCCCCCGGCGCGAACCCCGCGTGACGAAAGAAGCTGGGGAGGTTCGCGCCGCCCGAGAAATCTGCCTAGGACGCAGCAGCTGGAGCTGTGGCGGCGCCTGGCTGGACACCACCTGCCGGGTTCGCGCAGAATGCGAGACGGAACGCGTGCTGGACGACCTCTGGCACACGAACGTTGCAGCCGTCTTTCGAGGCGGCTGAGGATTGAAACTTTGATGGTTGCCTCTCCGCTATAGCAATGACGACGTTGCAGCCGTCTTTCGAGGCGGCTGAGGATTGAAACTCGGCGCTGAAGGTGTCGAACTGCACGCCCCGGTTGGTTGCAGCCGTCTTTCGAGGCGGCTGAGGATTGAAACGTCGCTATGCCGAGACGGCGGGCTTTCATCTGGCCGCGTTGCAGCCGTCTTTCGAGGCGGCTGAGGATTGAAACCATCCGTACATCGGCGGTGGCATTGAAGTCCTGCGTTGCAGCCGTCTTTCGAGGCGGCTGAGGATTGAAACACGCCTCTGATATCGGGCCGATAGACCCCGACAGCGTTGCAGCCGTCTTTCGAGGCGGCTGAGGATTGAAACCGTGTGTGTCTGGCGCGGCCGCGAGTACGAACACGTTGCAGCCGTCTTTCGGGGCGGCTGAGGATTGAAACGCTCTGCCCTCCTACACCCCGCCTGAGGGCGGTTGCAGCCGTCTTTCGGGGCGGCTGAGGATTGAAACCGCAAGTAGCCCGCGCCCTTCATGTCCCAGGGTTGCAGCCGTCTTTCGGGGCGGCTGAGGATTGAAACCTCGGAGCCGTCCCAGGCCAGCAGCGCGGCGGGTTGCAGCCGTCTTTCGGGGCGGCTGAGGATTGAAACCAGGTGCAGGTGGGGGCCGGTGTTGCAGCCGTCTTTCGAGGCGGCTGAGGATTGCAACTACACCAAGCAGGAGCATGCCAAAGACGGCCTGGTTGCAGCCGCCCTTCAAGGACCGGGCCGGTAACTCCCCGGTAACGCTGACGGCCTAGGGTACGGCTGACGGGCCGAGGTGCCCCGCGACGCCGCGCTCTGGCGGTAGCGGCTGGCCCGTCAGGGGGTGTCTATGAGCACCGCACGTTGGATTGATCTGGTGATGGGCCTGCTCTTCGTGGTGCTGGGCGTCTGGGGACTGGTTCCGGCAGCGGGCGGAATGATTCTGGGCGTCTTGCCCATGACCACCGGCCTGAGCATCGCGGCCCTGATCGCGGGCGCGGTCTTGCTGTTCGGCACGGTCTCGACGGAAGTCGCCCACGGCAGCGCGGCCCTGATGAGCGTCACGTTCGCGCTGGTGGCGCTGCTGGGTCTGGTCTCGCCGACCCTCTTTGGCCTGACCGTGCTCAACGGCTGGTCCATCGGCCTGCTGGCGGTCTCGGCGGCGCTGCTGTTCTACGACTGGCTGGCGACCCCCGACACCGGGTTGGCCCGCTAGCGCTTGAGGAAGAGGCGGCGCCCTCTTCCCCACTGGCCCCCTGGCCCCACTGGCCGGGGGGCCTGGATTTGCCGCCGGACAGGCGGCGGCGCCCCAT
This window of the Deinococcus budaensis genome carries:
- a CDS encoding alpha/beta fold hydrolase, producing the protein MTAPTSTAVVPTFVAPSFVDVGGVRTRHVLAGEGHPVVLLHGIGRSLEDWTPTVEALAGAGQRVYAPDLIGFGYTDKPDVPYSLAGLARFVGHYLDALGETRPVTLVGNSLGGAVAQRFAVMFPARARGLILVNSAGFGPEVAGVLRALSVRGVGELLLRPTPRNARQTVQSLFHDPAFATEERVTQALELSRQPGAARAFLRVLRDLGDWRGVRAAWREDLQRRLAAQRLPTLIVWGDRDLILPARQLEAAREHHPHARIHLFPDTGHAPQLERADAFARLALDFLREVQA
- a CDS encoding SDR family NAD(P)-dependent oxidoreductase, with the translated sequence MLAPYLFGQGAAVLTGAAGGIGSELARQLAAKGSPVALIDRDQAGLEALAAELRGRHPARRVSVHPFDLTRSGEIPALAGDVLRAHPRVSLLVNNAGLALGGTFEQVSAEQFGEVMAVNFGATVALTRSLLPALRSELGAHIVNVSSLFGLIGPAGQSAYAASKFAVRGFSEVLRHELAPQGIGLSVVHPGGVRTGIARNARIGQGVPAGEVAAAQRDFERLLRLDPAEAARLILRGVETRAPRVIVGPDARVLDLLARLLPGTYWPVVQTLMRVQR
- a CDS encoding helix-turn-helix domain-containing protein gives rise to the protein MASDWQTVTQPAAVRVLLSARYQPVLRRLMLGEWAVADLARACGLPLNAAHHRVQTLVKQGLVAVTRTRPRRGRPVRLYRAAAEAFFVPYAATPAASPEALVAQREQDFTRRFDQALLALGQSLVRDEREIGVRLYREGHQVVQDLTPQAGHFDPAALLQPQQPAVALISEPLRLSREEAKTLQRELAELYGRYAGRPGPGSYLLRLHLMPAAGDPEDRSRL
- a CDS encoding flavin-containing monooxygenase; amino-acid sequence: MTHALHHQIAIIGSGFAGLGMAAGLRRRGVTDFVVFERAGEVGGTWRDNTYPGCACDVKSDLYSFSFAPNPGWGHRYARQPEILAYLRRVADDFGIRPHIRFGHEVERAEWDEAEGVWRIQTNRGAYTARVLISGHGPLIEPKWPAVQGLETFSGPRFHSARWDHAVDLRGKRVAVVGTGASAIQFVPEVQKVAGQLTVFQRSAPWVLPRMDEATSGRRRALYRRLPALQRLSRQWIFGVAEARFLSFSSARVGRLAEETARKHLEAQVADPALRAKLTPDYRLGCKRILLSDDYYPALTQPNVELVTDPIREVRGNRVVTADGQEREFDVLIGGTGFNATQPAIAGVIHGRGGRSLAQVWQPHMEALHGTAVAGFPNLFLIIGPNTGLGHNSMVYMMEAQIGYILGALDYLEKSELLALEPRPEAQAAYNAALQDKLRGTVWMQGGCTSWYIDDQGRNTSLWPERAAQFRRTLSRFDPSLYQVRLSPRPLPALLSAARSA
- a CDS encoding cytochrome P450 encodes the protein MLPSASATPPTTLLAVQALWSGEALADPHPGYERLRALGAGGVLAVPEWNAAFVTGHAAANAVLRSPAARSGAWLSGPDVPVSDATALLRPMMLFHNGVSHARLRSLVQAAFTPRVVEEQRELVRATLRDLLDDLARRGEGDVVSDLATPLPVRVIMSMLGLSGEDEARFLRWTLSVAELIGGATQSPELMGRIDADAREMRAFFRDLAGELRRRPQPGLLSALAAVEDGGERLSGDELLSNAVLLLAAGHETTGNLIGGALIALAEQPEAWEALLERPDHPGVADELLRFVAPVQLDGRTLDADLTVGDRTLRAGTQVQLMLAAANRDPAVFADPQRLSWDRPGAARHLAFAAGPHYCLGASLARLEIAETFAALARRFPRLEVLDRKPTYKANFVLRGPAALRVRVEGA